A region of the Pseudovibrio brasiliensis genome:
TCAGAGCGTCACGCAAACGGATGATGATGGTGATGGTACTTTTGAGCGCAGTGTTCAGGACACCACTGTGCTTAAAGCAGATGGCAGCACCGTTCGCACGTCTGAAACCCGCTCTGATAATGGATCGCTCCTGAGCCGCACACAGGCGAGCCTCAGCGATGATGAGTTAAGCTCTGTTGTTAAAACAGATGCGGATGGTGATGGCACCTACGACCTTATCAAAACAACAGTAGCAGAGCTTCAGGCAGATGGGTCCCTTGTCACCACAGTTGAGCTGCGCGACGGTTCTGGTGCGCTGCGCACTCGTTCTGTTGAAACAGTCTCAGACAATGAGCGCTACCGCACGAGCAAGGTGGACGTGAATGGTGATGGTCAGGCTGATCAGATCACCACGCAGACTGTTGCAGAAGATGGTCAGGTCACAACATCTGTGCGCACGCAGTCAAAAGACGGCGAGTTGCAAAGTGAAAGCGTGACGCTGACCAGCGCCAATGGCCTGAGCGTCACAGAGCAGTTCGATCAGGATGGTGACGGTGTTTATGAGCACCGCAATGAAACCACCCGCAACCTGAATGGTGATGGTTCCCAAACCACCACGACCTCTTTGAAGGGGCAGGATGGGACGCTTCTGAAACATACGGTTTTAGAGGTCTCCGATGACACTTTGGTCTCCACACGCCGTGATGACTTGGATGGTGATGGTCAGAGCGATCGAACGACCAACAATCAGACGGTGATTGCTGCAGATGGCAGCCAGACCACGACCAGCAGCATTAAAGCTCAAAATGGGTCGTTGCTGAGCAAGACTGTAAGCACGATGAGCGCAGATGAGCGCTCTCATACACGGTCGGTGGATGTGGACGGTAATGGTCATCAAGATGAGGTTGTCAGCACAGTGATTGGTGATGATGGCGTGACCACATCCACGATGGCCTACTACTCTGAGAGCGGCGGTTTGCTGGCCAAAACGGTGCAAAGCAAAAGCGGCAATGGTCTTCAGACCAGTACAACACTTGATCTGGATGGAGATGGCGTCACAGATCGCAGCATCAGTGATGTCACTGTTCTGTTGGATGATGGCAGCCGGACACAGACCGTGACCCATATGAATGGTCAAGGCTATGCGGCCGCGCGTTTTGAGACACAGACAGATGATGATGGACTGAGCGGCCAGGTGCGCCTTGACCGGGATGGCAATGGTATTTTTGAAACCCGATCTTTGTTTGAAACAGACTTTGCCAGCAATGGAGATGTGACGCGAACCACGACAACAACAGATACCGGTGGCGCGTTGGTCGCAAAAACCACTGTCACTACAAGCGGTGACGGTCTGCACGTGAGCGAGACCACCGACTTTGACGGAGATGGAACCACCAACCGTTCTGTAGACCGTGAACGGGGGGCCTCAGGCGGCGGAACAGAAACGCTCACGCTCAGCGCTGATGATGGACAAAAACTCTATGGCACCACGACAGTGACCAGTGCAGATGAGCGCAGTCGGACCTCTAGCATTGATCTGGACGGCGATGGTGTGACAGATCAAAAGATCGAAACACAGCTTGATCTAAGCGGCAATCAGACCACGACCCATTCTCAGCTTCTGGGAGATGGGACGGCGGGGACCATTGTTACTCAGACCACCTCAGCCAACGGGCATGAGCAATCCTATGCGTTCGATCTGGATGGGGATGGCCGTGCGGATATCTTGCGCAAGACCAGCATCTCTTATGATGAGACCGGCAATCAGGTGAAGGTGTTTGAGGAAAAGGATGGCGATACACTCAAGTACACCAGTACCACTGTCACATCAGGCAATGGCCTAACCGCAACAACCACGGTTGATTCCAATGGTGATGGTGAAACGGATACCACTACCGTTGATGAAACTATACTGGGGACAGATGGCAGCACCACCTTTACCAGCACGGAGCGCTATGAGGGTGGCAGCCTGCGCTCAAGCTACCAGGAAGTCATCAGTGCAGATGGCCGAACCGTCTCGAAGAGTTATGACTTTGATGGCGATGGCAGGAAAGACAAAACAGAAGTCACCAAGACGCTGGCAGATGGCAGTAAGACAGTCACTGAGACGGCTTACAGTGCAAGTGGTTCAGCTCAAAAGAGCTTTGTAACCCAAACCTCATCTGACGGCCTGACCACAACAATTGTGCGTGATGGCATCACGCAGACCATCGCACGTTCAGTGCTGAACGATGGCAGTTACACCTGGGACAACGGGGTAAGTTCATCTTCAAGCAATGAACATATCAAAGTGAGCCATGAGATCGATGCCCATGGTCTGGAGACCTGGCGCATAGAAAAGACTGCCAACGGTTCAACCACGGTAAGCTCACAGCGCTTTGATGAGGCTGCAAAAAACCGTTTGCTGCAAGAAGCTGCTCAAATCTATGACAGTGTGCTCGACAGAAAGATGGACACCTCCGAGATTGAGGTGCTTGTTCAATACGCGGACAACAGCCAGCTCAATCACACCGAACTGGCGCAGGCCCTGCTTGACTCTGATGAGTATACCACCCGCTACGGCACTTTAAGTGATGCAGGCTTTGTCGCAAGAGCCTATCAAAGCACACTTGGCCGGGAACCAGAGCTGGAGGAGTTGGCGACACATCTCGAAGATCTTGACGCAGGTACGCTCACCCGCGCACAGCTCAGCGTAGATCTGGCCCGGTCCGTAGAACACAAGGTGACCGGCAACAACACCGGACAGACCAACAACGAAGATGTCTTCCTGTTTGATCTGGAAAAAGAAAAGGATCTGTTTGCCTCCTTTGGTGAGGAAGGGCCTGCCATCAAGACCAATGACATGGAGGTCAAGCTTGGAACCGATGGTGCTGATACGCTCCAGATAGGCTCAGCAGACGCAGCATTTGGCGGCGATGGCAACGACACCATCACTGGCGGAAACAGTAATGATCTGCTTTATGGCGGTGATGGAGACGACATCATTAAAGGCAATGCAGGCAATGATACTATCATTGGTGGTGCGGGTGATGATTTCCTGAGAGGAGGCACTGGTAATGATGTCTTCATCTGGGGAGCGGGTGACGGAAATGACTTCGTATCTGAGGGTTATGATCATGGATCCGACAGATTAAAACTGAGAGATCTGAATGCATCTGACCTTCAATTCACTCAAAGCCTAACCAATCCTCGAGATTATGTGATCACCAACAAAACGACAGGTGAGACTGTCACATTGGAGCTAAGTTATCGAGAGAATGGAGCTGGTAAGAACCAAGGTGTGAACTTCATTGAGTTTGCTGATGGGACGGTGTGGGACCAGAACACCATGCGCGCCCATGCTGTACTCCTTGGAACCTCTGCCGACGACGTCATCACCGGTGATGATCACTACGGTGAACGCATTGATGGCGGAGATGGAGACGACACCATTAACGGCCTCCGTGGAAACGATACAATTACTGGTGGTGCGGGAGATGATCTCTTAAGAGGAGGCTCCGGCAACGATATCTATGTGTTTGAGCGTGGCTTCGGCCAAGACGAGGTTTCTGATAGCTCAGGAACTGACTTGATCCGTTTTCAGGATGGCATCATGCTGTCTGATCTGAAAATTGTCAGCGTAAACGGTGATTTGAAGTTCTATCTCATCGATCCTTCCCAACCAGACCAGCCAATTGAAGATATTAAAAACGTTCTCACCATCAAAAATAGCGCTCAAATTGAGCGTTTTACTTTCGCAGACGGGAATGATGTTGCAAAAATCAAAGTCTTAACAGATGGCCGCCTAGAACTCTCTGGAAACAGCAGTTCAGAGCTGATCATTGGAAGTGATCACGATGATCGTATCTTCGGCAATGCAGGCAATGATACTATCATTGGCGGTGCAGGCGATGATTTCCTGAGAGGAGGCACTGGTAATGATGTCTTCATCTGGGGAGCGGGTGACGGAAATGACTTCGTATCTGAGGGGTATAATCATGGATCCGACAGATTAAAGCTGAAAGATCTGAATGCATCTGACCTTCAATTCACTCAAAGCCTAACCAATCCTCGAGATTATGTGATCACCAACAAAACGACAGGTGAGACTGTCACATTGGAGCTAAGTTATCGAGAGAATGGAGCTGGTAAGAACCAAGGTGTGAACTTCATTGAGTTTGCTGATGGGACGGTGTGGGACCAGAACACCATGCGCGCCCATGCTGTACTCCTTGGAACCTCTGCCGACGACGTCATCACTGGTGATGATCACTACGGTGAACGCATTGATGGCGGAGATGGAAACGACACTATTTATGGCAATGCAGGCAATGACACGATCATTGGTGGTGCGGGTGATGATTTCCTGAGAGGAGGCACTGGTAATGATGTCTTCATCTGGGGAGCGGGTGACGGAAATGACTTCGTATCTGAGGGTTATGATCATGGATCCGACAGATTAAAACTGAGAGATCTGAATGCATCTGACCTTCAATTCACTCAAAGCCTAACCAATCCTCGAGATTATGTGATCACCAACAAAACGACAGGTGAGACTGTCACATTGGAGCTAAGTTATCGAGAGAATGGAGCTGGTAAGAACCAAGGTGTGAACTTCATTGAGTTTGCTGATGGGACGGTGTGGGACCAGAACACCATGCGCGCCCATGCTGTACTCCTTGGAACCTCTGCCGACGACGTCATCACCGGTGATGATCACTACGGTGAACGCATTGATGGCGGAGATGGAGACGACACCATTAACGGCCTCCGTGGAAACGATACAATTACTGGTGGTGCGGGAGATGATCTCTTAAGAGGAGGCTCCGGCAACGATATCTATGTGTTTGAGCGTGGCTTCGGCCAAGACGAGGTTTCTGATAGCTCAGGAACTGACTTGATCCGTTTTCAGGATGGCATCATGCTGTCTGATCTGAAAATTGTCAGCGTAAACGGTGATTTGAAGTTCTATCTCATCGATCCTTCCCAACCAGACCAGCCAATTGAAGATATTAAAAACGTTCTCACCATCAAAAATAGCGCTCAAATTGAGCGTTTTACTTTCGCAGACGGGAATGATGTTGCAAAAATCAAAGTCTTAACAGATGGCCGCCTAGAACTCTCTGGAAACAGCAGTTCAGAGCTGATCATTGGAAGTGATCACGATGATCGTATCTTCGGCAATGCAGGCAATGATACTATCATTGGCGGTGCAGGCGATGATTTCCTGAGAGGAGGCACTGGTAATGATGTCTTCATCTGGGGAGCGGGTGACGGAAATGACTTCGTATCTGAGGGGTATAATCATGGATCCGACAGATTAAAGCTGAAAGATCTGAATGCATCTGACCTTCAATTCACTCAAAGCCTAACCAATCCTCGAGATTATGTGATCACCAACAAAACGACAGGTGAGACTGTCACATTGGAGCTAAGTTATCGAGAGAATGGAGCTGGTAAGAACCAAGGTGTGAACTTCATTGAGTTTGCTGATGGGACGGTGTGGGACCAGAACACCATGCGCGCCCATGCTGTACTCCTTGGAACCTCTGCCGATGACGTCATCACCGGTGACGATCACTACGGTGAACGCATTGATGGCGGAGATGGAAACGACACCATTAATGGCCTCCGTGGAAACGATACAATCATCGGCGGTGCAGGCGATGATTTCCTGAGAGGAGGCTCCGGCAACGATATCTATGTGTTTGAGTATGGCTTCGGCCAAGACGAGGTTTCTGATTTTGCAACGGGCGCAGGCTCTGATGATATCATCAGTATTGATGCAGAACTATTTGCAGACTTTACATCTGTACTCGCCGCAACAAAGGATGTTGGAGGAGATACGGTAATCAAGCTAGATGACGAGAACTCCATCACCTTGAAGGGTGTTTCGAAGATAGACCTACATGTCGATGACTTCCAGTTCATTTGATAATGTAGTTTGATCGAACATTAGAACTTCATTTTTGATCCAAGTGACCCCGGGTACTTTCTCCGGGGTTTCTGTTTTGTTCGTTCTTAGCGTACGATTTTTGGCAAATCTTGTTCTGACCCCTACTGGGCGCGTTCTGGCGGTGTCAGTGTTAATCTTCAAGATAAAATTGGCCTCTCTGGTGATGCTTCAGGAGATGTCTATGTTTCCATTGAAAACGTGATTGGATCAAACTTCGGAGATGATCATCTTGTGGGAGATGATAGTGCCAATATCCTGAATGGATATGCAGGGAACTATACGCTGATTGGTGGCAATGGCAATGATACACTGATTGGGGGACAAGGCTCAGACATCTTCGTATTTGGTAATGCTCATTTTGGAAATGATACAATCAAAGATTTTGAAGCTGGAGCTGGCTCTGACGATGTTATTCATTTCGACAGCGCGTTCTTTGCGAATTTTGAAACTGTGTTAGCTGCAGCAAGTACGAATGGAAGTGATACTGTAATTAGCTTAGATGGAAACAACTCGTTGATACTGAAAGGAATTCAGGTGTCAGAACTACACACGGACGATTTCCAGTTTATCTGATTTGTGCCTAAAACACCAGCACTGCAGTTTCTGCACCGCAGTGCTGGTATCGGTTTTTGAAAGAACCATGGTGATTATTTCTAGCTGGCAACAACAGTCAATATTACATCAACAATTTCAAGCCGTTATTCCTTAAGTTAGCGCCTATGGGGCTGCGCCCCATAGGCGCTAACTTAAGGATGGAAGTCTTGGAATTTGTTGGCGTTTTCGTCGCCTTGGAGGCTCCCATATGGTTTTCCAGAACGTGGGGCCATGGTGTGTAATGCTGCTTAAGTCCCAAACGCCCTGAATAGCCGAGATTAATGACTGGCGCAGCAGTTTGTATACGCGCCAGGTGGAGGGGTTGCGGCACTGTTTACTCTCTTCATCGGGCGCGATTGCCAGCAGGTCCTCGCTTTTACGCTCGATCAGGAGGGCGAGGATGAGGTGAGCCAGAAGCCAGGATTTTGCTAAGGCCGGGTCTTTTGCAGGCAGGCGGTCGATGTGGAGGATGCTTTTCAGGCGCTTGAATGCAAGTTCAATCTGCCATCGCAACCGATAGAGGTCCGCAATACTTGCCGTGTTGAAGTCTTCTTTCGGGAGGGACGTGACCAGCAACATGTATTCGGCAGCAATCAGAGATTTTGGTGTTAGTTTTGATCCTTTTTTACTGGAGATACGGCGCAGGCGCTTTTTCTCTTGTTCTATCGCTGCTGGTGGTTTGCGGATCGCAATCAGACGGGCGGGTACGTCATAGGCTATTGAGCGTCCTTGAATGATAACCTGACGATCAATCGGCGTTGCCTTTGTGGTCTCTGACAAAACAGAGAACAGATCTAACCGCGAGCCGTCCGGGTGAAGTAAGCGGAACTTTCGCCAACCGGCACGGACTATGAAATCACCACCATTACTGATGATGGGATGCAGCCCTTTCGCAAAGGCATATCCTCGGTCCGCAATGTGAATTTCACCCGGATTAACCGGATTTCTTGTCAAACACTCAGCTCCTCGACCATCTGTAACTTCAAGATGAGCAAAGCGTGCAGTGGCCGGGTCATAGCTGGCATGGATTTTAAAGTCTGTCCCTTTGCTCCCCGGCGCAGACACGGTGGTTCCGTCGACCAGACGCAGCCGATATCCACTTGGGAAATCGGCGCGGCTGGTATCTGCCAGCAGCTGAGCTGCGATGTACTCCAGCCATTGTGTTGCTCCCCTAAGCCGGTTGAGCACCGCGACATAGTGGTTGAATGGCTTTGATGGCTGTACCAATGAAGCAAGAAGATTTGAAGAAGCCAACTATATCAGGGGGGGCATGGTAATGACGATGACAGAATATCAAACCGTTCGGGGTGAACGGCAGTGGTGAGGATAAGGGAAGAAACTTCTCACTTGTGAGAGGTCAATCCTTATGGGGCACTTTTCCTTCATCGGTCATTAATCAAGGCAAAACCAGTTTGTTCACTCATTTAGGTGGGTAGCGTCTTCTTTATATGTAGTTGTGAAAACAGAGAAGAAGAATGAAAAAAACAACGCTATTGGCCCTTGTAACAGTGATGTCTTGAATAGATTCAAGTTCGGTATCCGCGCAAAATGCTGCGCATTATGATCATCTATCTGAGCTCGAAGCATACGAGCAATCTTACTTCATCAATCCAAGCACCTTTCTTGGAGAAGGTAACTTTAAAGCAGCTTTCCTGATCCCCAAGCCTGCTTTGGTCATCAAGACCTGCATTAACCAAGGGAACACCCCTTTAAGTTGCCTTTATGAGATGCAGGCTCAGATCCAAGATTACAACATATTAGAGCGAGACTTTCGGGGTCAGCTTGTTAATTTTTATCCAACAGATCATACTAGAATTAATCCTTTCGTGTGTGCTCGACACGATGCAGAAAATCCAAGTAAAGATTGTCACTTCATACTTGAGGAGTTTCTTTATGGGACCTGGAAGTCATTGCACGCAGATTTTCAATCGCTCGAACTTTCTAGCGTTTGTCACTGGACATACTTAACAGATGAGGCAACCTTCGCTTACGAGCTAAGAAAGGCGATGGAGCCCTTGTTCAATGACGGTGGGTATACAAAGCTAGCTGGCTCAGTGAATGGAAATTCTATTGCTTCCCTTTCAAGTACATTGGCCCGTGTCAGTTATGCCTTTGAGGATTTGCAAGGCTCATTTACCTCCAACGGATTTATCATTAGTGACACTGGAGTAGATGCAAGCGATGACTATAAAGAGGATCGAAATTGCCAGGTAAACTGGTTGTGCGCACTTGCTAAAGAACTCGATGCGGACGCGTCTTGTAGTTTTATCAGACAAAACGATTAGCTATATCAGCTTGAGATTATCCTGATTTACAGTCTCAAGTAAACTGAGCCCAAAATCGCGATGATCTCAAGTCCCTACACATAGGTGCCGTTGACAAACACAATCTAGCTAGAAAAATCAGTGCGATCTGGCTACATTGCCTCAAAAAGCTACTCGGCACACTTAAGTGAGTGCCGAGTAAGGTGTTGGAGTTGGCGAAAGATGTGTTGCCTCTAACTGACTGTAAGTCGGGGGACTTGTGCGCCTGATTAGAGGTTCACTCAGTTCTTATTGTTATGAGAGTAACAAGTTGCTTTCACACGGTTGCTGAGCAGGTTGCTCTGTTATGAGCGATGACCTGCTTCCAACTTATTGCGGGAAGGCAATGTCGCGGGTGCCGTTGAAGTCGAGCACGTTGATGCAGACCTCCGGGCCAGCACAGCGATCTGAGTGAACATCATCCGCTTTGATGCGAACGAATGCGTTCTGTGCAGTAATAACTTCTCTGCCTTCCTCATCGATATGTGCCCAGTTTCCCTGAATTGCCATACCCCAGTAGTCGTTGGAGTGCGTGTGAGGTGGGATGCCGACCCCCGGCTGAATGCGGAAAGCATAAACTGCGCTGCCATCTTCCTTCTTACCCCACAGGACGGCCATTTCAGCCCCTTCCAGCCCCGTTTCCTGCCATGCCACATCATCAAAATTGAAGGTGTGTTTCTCATCAACCGCTTGAGCTGCTGCAGCAAAACTTACCATTGCTGCAGCAGTGAAAAGTCCGGTCATTACTTTCTTCATAAACATGGGTTGTCTCCATTTTCTGAGAGTTCAGCTGCTCTAATTTTAAAAGTATGGACAGCTGTTTGCGGTGCAGGTTGATGGGCCCTGCACATTGTTTGAGAAGGCAAATCAGTGAGGCTGCGCACAAGGCGCACTCCTTCATTGGCAGAACACCACTGTTGCTGCCTTCCATTCATTTTTTTGTTTTGCGGATCAGTCGCTTAGAGAACCCGTAACAAGAATTCGACTGCCTGTGACACAGTGGCCTTTACGATCTCAGGATTATCGTAGATATCCGTCTGCCCTTCTGACGAGATACTTATTTTTTCTTTAGGCCCGGGCACTGCCTTGTAGAACTTATCTGCCCACGATGGGTTGAGGGCATTGGGTCCGTGCGCCATGAGAAAGGGCGTCCTGATGCGCGGCGCAGCGCTTTGTACGTCGAACTCCAGAAAATACTCGCGCGACATGACAGCGAAGCGATTTTCGTAGTTTGGATGAACGGCTCGCTTTGTGTAATAGTCGAATGTGGATTGCATTGTCATTGCAGCATCCTCACCCAACGCTGCTGCAGGGATGGTTTCGACAAAGCCTGTCGCCTCGTAATGCATCCGCGCCTTCTTGCCTTGCGCAACTTTATTGGCAAAGCCTATAGGGTCAGCGGCCTTTATGGCTTCAACATCACGATAGTACCCGGCAACACCAACAAAGCCGCGAATGTCCGACCGATTTGCAATTGCATGCGCCATGTAACCACATCCAAGGCAGATGCCGACTGCGCCTATCTGATGCGAGGCAACTTCAGGCTGAGCTGATAGGGCGTGAAATGCTGCTTTGAGATCTGCAATCTTGTTCTTGTGGAACTCATAGTGCCTTGGCACTCCAGCACTTTCACCAAAGTGGCGATGGTCAAACGCAAATGCGGCAATACCCTGTTTGGCCAACTCTGCAGCATAGGTTCCCGTCACTTGCTCCTTTACGGATGTCATTGGGCCGCACGTCACGACAGCGGGGTGAACACCTTTACTGGAAGGCAGGTGGAGATCACCAATGATCTGTTCTCCTCCCGCATCAAAGCTGATCCTTTTGATCGACATCTTCAGAGCCTCTCATCTAACCGCGATGGTACAGAAATGCTGCGTTGGTTCCTCCGCCTTGTGCAACAGCCAACTCAATATTCAGGTGTGCGATCGCTTCCAGATAGCGGGCAACCAGCAACTTGTTGGAGGTGACAGGCGCAAAGCCTATGCTTTTTGCGAAGTCAGCAACTGTCTTAACTGCATCATCATGGTCGGAGGTGACGAAGGCTGACACTGCACTGCCATTGCGCGAAAGGCCTTCGGTACTCATGATGTCTGCGAAGACTGTGTTGAAGGCTTTTACGATTTTGGAGTTCGGAAGGAGCTTTGCGATCTCTTCTCCGGCTGAGGTGTTTTCTCCCAGTATGCGTGGTGACCAATCGTCATTGAGAGGGTTTGTTGCATCAATCACGATCGTCCCGGCAAGCAACTCGCTCAACGGTTTCAATGCCTCTTCCACGGCGTGGTAATGGACAGCAATGAGGACGATATCGCCGTGTCTGGATGCATCAGCAAGTGAGGCTTCTCCTTTACGGCTGCCAACCAACACATCATGTCCTGCTGCGCGGGCCAGTTCTGCAAGGCGTGTGCCGACGTTGCCTGCACCTAAGATTCCGATTTTCATCTGCTGCTCCAGTCTTGCTTCAAGATGGAGTATAAATCTGCAATCTAGTATATAAAGTCAATTAGGTACCTGATGGTAACTATGTAAATTTTTGACTTAATTGATGAGAGATGAAGAGCAGTCAGTATCCAGATAAGGAATTTTAGTGGAAAATATTCAAATAAGTCAGCTAACTAGAAACCCAGATGAGAGAAGCTGGCGAATCCCAGATATTGTGAGAGCAAGATCTCTATATGTTATAAATGTACTTTAAAAAAACACCCGATGTAGATGACGAGTACATCGGGTGTGAGTAGTGCCTGTTGGGAGGCATAACATGAGAGGTGTGATTACACTCAGCTCTTACATCTAGCTTGCGACAAAGCAGAGCGGTACAGTGAAACGCACTCTTTTCTTTTTGTATCAGACCACACCAGCAGATCTATCTTAAGATCCGCCGATTACCCGGTATGGCCATGAAGTAAAAATCCAGCCCTTATGCGAACAGTTCTTTAAACAAGCCGATGCTTTGCCGGAAACCATCTTCAAAATTGTTGTTTCCGGGATGGTAGACACTCTCAAAGGAAATAACCCCATCATATCCATCTGTACGAAGAGCATTAGCCATTGAACTGAACTGATCTGCAAGCTGTCCCTCACCCATCTTCTTAACAGTGAGTGTCGCACGTGGCGTATCAACAATCACATCCTTGATGTGAATATGGCCTAAGTAACCATCTTTCACTTCATCGTATCCATCCGGAAATGCGCGTTCATGGCACCAGCAGTTATTGGCTGGATCCCACAGAACCTGCAATGTGCCTTTAGCATCTAGATCATCAATGAGTTTTCGGCCAGTATAGTTGGAGTTGACCATGGTACCATTGCCGGTTTCAACGACGAGTCTGATGTTCGCATCTTTGGCAACATCAATCGCAGGCGCAATTAACGGGAGCATCCCATCCCAGGCTCCTTTGGCCACATTCCACTTTTCAGCTCCATTATGGCCCCAAAGGATTTGCTCCTTTTTAGGGGTCATGATGCGAACAAGCGGACTTCCAACCACATGAGCCATATCTATGACGCGCTTAAGAGCATCCATGTGTTTTGTGTGTAGCTCATCACCGGGTTTATTGGCACCAGTCATCCCTGCAAAGATGTGGCGAGATAAACAGGAGACAGGTTTACCGCGGCCTCTGAGGAGTTGATCAATTTCCTTGATTTCCTGAGCTGAATGATCACCAACCTCAGTATCTCCGACAAACTGAAGCTCTGCATATTCGAGCCCGAACTCATCCATTACATCAACAGTATGAGCCAGATCGCGGCTGATTCCGTCACAAATAACGCCTAGTTTCATTTTCATTATTCCTTAAAGTCTTATCGATGCAGCTCAGCGCCAATGATATCTTCGATGACACGTGTACAAACCCAGTTATCACCGTTTGGATATTTGGTTTTGCCGGCATGAAAGATTTGCATTGCGGTGGAAGCCGTGTGCATTGGAACCCCCAACTCCTTCGCCAAATCTAGGCAAATCGTCAGATCCTTGTGCATGGTTGCAATGTGTGAACCGGTACCTTCAAATTGCCGGTCAATGATGTTCTCAAGAGCGGTATTTGAGACGCCACATCCGGCACCAGATGTTGAAAACACCTTGAAGAGAACGTCACCAGAAACACCTGCTTTTGCAGCAAGCGCTGAAGCTTCAAATGTTGCCGAGAAGATGGAGCCAATCAGCGACTGAAGACATGACTTGACCGTTTGTCCGTCACCTGCATTGCTTCCAACTCTATGAATGGTCTTAGACACGGCCTCCATCACAAGGGCGTACTCATCAAGTATCGCGGAGCTACCTGCAGCCATCATGGTAAGCGTCCCCCCTTGTGCTCCAGGGAAACCGCCGGACACCGGAGCGTCGATGAGGTGTATGCCTGTTTCAGCCATAGCTTCACCAATCTGGCGGGCTTCGCTTGGCTTGATCGTAGCGGTTAGAACAACTACACCGCCTTCCGTCATGTTTTCTACTAGC
Encoded here:
- a CDS encoding NADPH-dependent F420 reductase, with the protein product MKIGILGAGNVGTRLAELARAAGHDVLVGSRKGEASLADASRHGDIVLIAVHYHAVEEALKPLSELLAGTIVIDATNPLNDDWSPRILGENTSAGEEIAKLLPNSKIVKAFNTVFADIMSTEGLSRNGSAVSAFVTSDHDDAVKTVADFAKSIGFAPVTSNKLLVARYLEAIAHLNIELAVAQGGGTNAAFLYHRG
- a CDS encoding alpha/beta hydrolase, with product MSIKRISFDAGGEQIIGDLHLPSSKGVHPAVVTCGPMTSVKEQVTGTYAAELAKQGIAAFAFDHRHFGESAGVPRHYEFHKNKIADLKAAFHALSAQPEVASHQIGAVGICLGCGYMAHAIANRSDIRGFVGVAGYYRDVEAIKAADPIGFANKVAQGKKARMHYEATGFVETIPAAALGEDAAMTMQSTFDYYTKRAVHPNYENRFAVMSREYFLEFDVQSAAPRIRTPFLMAHGPNALNPSWADKFYKAVPGPKEKISISSEGQTDIYDNPEIVKATVSQAVEFLLRVL
- a CDS encoding cupin domain-containing protein, yielding MFMKKVMTGLFTAAAMVSFAAAAQAVDEKHTFNFDDVAWQETGLEGAEMAVLWGKKEDGSAVYAFRIQPGVGIPPHTHSNDYWGMAIQGNWAHIDEEGREVITAQNAFVRIKADDVHSDRCAGPEVCINVLDFNGTRDIAFPQ
- a CDS encoding sugar phosphate isomerase/epimerase family protein, encoding MKLGVICDGISRDLAHTVDVMDEFGLEYAELQFVGDTEVGDHSAQEIKEIDQLLRGRGKPVSCLSRHIFAGMTGANKPGDELHTKHMDALKRVIDMAHVVGSPLVRIMTPKKEQILWGHNGAEKWNVAKGAWDGMLPLIAPAIDVAKDANIRLVVETGNGTMVNSNYTGRKLIDDLDAKGTLQVLWDPANNCWCHERAFPDGYDEVKDGYLGHIHIKDVIVDTPRATLTVKKMGEGQLADQFSSMANALRTDGYDGVISFESVYHPGNNNFEDGFRQSIGLFKELFA
- a CDS encoding IS4 family transposase, coding for MASSNLLASLVQPSKPFNHYVAVLNRLRGATQWLEYIAAQLLADTSRADFPSGYRLRLVDGTTVSAPGSKGTDFKIHASYDPATARFAHLEVTDGRGAECLTRNPVNPGEIHIADRGYAFAKGLHPIISNGGDFIVRAGWRKFRLLHPDGSRLDLFSVLSETTKATPIDRQVIIQGRSIAYDVPARLIAIRKPPAAIEQEKKRLRRISSKKGSKLTPKSLIAAEYMLLVTSLPKEDFNTASIADLYRLRWQIELAFKRLKSILHIDRLPAKDPALAKSWLLAHLILALLIERKSEDLLAIAPDEESKQCRNPSTWRVYKLLRQSLISAIQGVWDLSSITHHGPTFWKTIWEPPRRRKRQQIPRLPSLS
- a CDS encoding NAD(P)-dependent oxidoreductase codes for the protein MKRTGVIGLGDMGSGLAKNLIQNGFETTGLDLSKDRMDAFVAMGGKPATNIAEVAKASDAVYVMVMNGDQAKAVILGPDGLVENMTEGGVVVLTATIKPSEARQIGEAMAETGIHLIDAPVSGGFPGAQGGTLTMMAAGSSAILDEYALVMEAVSKTIHRVGSNAGDGQTVKSCLQSLIGSIFSATFEASALAAKAGVSGDVLFKVFSTSGAGCGVSNTALENIIDRQFEGTGSHIATMHKDLTICLDLAKELGVPMHTASTAMQIFHAGKTKYPNGDNWVCTRVIEDIIGAELHR